One window of Terriglobia bacterium genomic DNA carries:
- the lepA gene encoding translation elongation factor 4, whose translation MDRAHIRNFAIIAHIDHGKSTLSDRLLELTGALALREMQEQVLDAMDLERERGITIKAHAVRMKYTAKDGQEYQLNLIDTPGHVDFSYEVSRSLASCEGALLVVDASQGVEAQTLANAYLAINHGLEIIPVINKIDLPSADIPRAKEMIEQTVGLDTKDAMLVSAKSGLGVPELLEAIVKRLPPPKGDPDNPLQALIFDSWFDPYRGVIVLARLFQGTLRKGMKVRLWWNGKTLDVETLGVLTPKPVEIDELVAGEVGFIVANNKTVSDTKIGDTITDDARPAIEPLPGFEELKPMVFAGLYTVDAHEHTALREALEKLRLNDSSFFFEPESSAALGFGFRCGFLGLLHMEIIQERLEREFGLELITTAPGVRYDITKTDGEKVQVDNPSRWPNQSEIAKIEEPVILATILTNEEYVGGILKLVEDKRGKQKGFEYVSASRVMLTYELPLNEIVLDFYDRLKTISRGYASLDYHLAGTWESPMVKLDILVAGDPVDALSIIVHRDFAYDRGRALVSKMRELIPRQMFEVAIQASIGAKIIARETVAAIRKNVLAKCYGGDISRKRKLLEKQKEGKKRMKRIGKVDIPQEAFLAVLKVGEGA comes from the coding sequence ATGGACCGCGCACACATCCGAAATTTTGCCATCATCGCCCACATTGATCATGGCAAATCCACGCTTTCTGACCGGCTCCTGGAGCTGACGGGAGCGCTCGCCCTGCGCGAGATGCAGGAACAGGTGCTAGACGCTATGGATCTGGAGCGTGAGCGTGGCATCACCATCAAGGCCCACGCTGTCCGGATGAAGTACACAGCCAAGGACGGGCAGGAATATCAGCTCAACCTGATCGATACCCCCGGCCACGTCGATTTTTCTTATGAAGTTTCGCGTTCGCTGGCCTCGTGCGAGGGCGCTTTACTCGTAGTGGACGCTTCTCAGGGCGTCGAAGCACAGACCTTGGCCAACGCTTATTTGGCTATCAATCACGGGCTGGAAATTATTCCGGTCATCAACAAGATTGATCTGCCCAGCGCCGACATACCGCGCGCCAAAGAAATGATCGAGCAGACCGTGGGCCTGGACACAAAAGACGCCATGCTGGTAAGCGCCAAGAGCGGGCTGGGCGTGCCGGAGCTGCTGGAAGCCATCGTCAAGCGCCTGCCTCCTCCCAAGGGCGATCCCGATAATCCTTTGCAGGCCCTGATCTTCGATTCATGGTTCGATCCTTATCGCGGCGTCATCGTGCTGGCCCGGCTTTTTCAGGGAACTCTGCGCAAGGGCATGAAAGTGCGCCTGTGGTGGAACGGCAAAACGCTCGATGTGGAAACTCTTGGCGTGCTCACGCCCAAGCCGGTGGAAATTGACGAACTGGTGGCTGGCGAAGTGGGATTCATCGTCGCCAACAACAAAACCGTCTCTGACACCAAGATCGGCGACACCATCACCGACGACGCGCGCCCGGCCATTGAGCCGCTTCCCGGCTTTGAAGAACTCAAGCCCATGGTCTTTGCCGGACTCTACACCGTGGACGCGCACGAGCACACCGCGCTTCGTGAAGCGCTGGAAAAGCTGCGGCTCAATGATTCTTCTTTCTTCTTTGAGCCGGAAAGCTCCGCTGCGCTGGGCTTCGGTTTCCGCTGCGGCTTTCTCGGCCTGCTCCACATGGAAATTATTCAGGAACGCCTTGAGCGCGAATTTGGCCTGGAGCTCATCACCACCGCGCCGGGCGTGCGCTATGACATTACCAAGACTGACGGCGAGAAAGTTCAAGTCGATAATCCTTCACGCTGGCCCAATCAGAGTGAGATCGCCAAGATTGAAGAGCCGGTGATTCTGGCCACCATCCTGACCAATGAAGAATACGTGGGCGGCATTCTCAAGCTGGTGGAAGACAAGCGCGGCAAGCAAAAAGGCTTTGAGTACGTAAGCGCCAGCCGCGTCATGCTGACCTATGAGCTGCCGCTGAATGAAATCGTGCTGGATTTTTATGACCGGCTGAAGACCATCTCGCGTGGCTATGCGTCGCTTGATTATCATCTTGCCGGGACGTGGGAGTCGCCCATGGTGAAGCTCGATATCCTGGTGGCCGGCGATCCGGTGGACGCGCTCTCCATCATCGTGCATCGCGACTTCGCTTATGATCGCGGACGCGCGCTCGTCTCGAAGATGCGCGAACTCATCCCGCGGCAGATGTTTGAAGTCGCCATTCAGGCCTCGATTGGGGCCAAGATTATTGCCCGTGAAACCGTGGCGGCCATCCGCAAAAACGTGCTGGCCAAGTGTTACGGCGGTGACATCTCGCGCAAACGCAAGCTTCTGGAAAAACAAAAAGAAGGCAAGAAGCGGATGAAGCGCATCGGCAAAGTCGACATCCCTCAGGAGGCCTTCCTTGCCGTGCTCAAAGTCGGCGAGGGCGCGTGA